The DNA window TCCGCGTCCGCCTCGTTGCCCGTCATGCGAAATCCCAGCCGGAAGATGCCTCGGCTGTGGCGCTCCACCAGCAGGCGGAAGGCGTCTCGATTGCCGGCCTGCGCCTCTGCCACAGCCGCTGCATCGTCCATTTCCATCCGCCCATTAGACCCGATTTCGGGCCGGCGGTTAGGACGAAAGAAGGGCTTCTCCCCGGGGGGCCTACCCTTGCCAGAACTGGTTGCGATAGACGGCCTTGATGTGCGCGAGACGCTTCTCCAGCCGGGCGGCCTCGTCGCGCAGGCCCAGCCGGTGGGCCAGCCCGATGGCGTCGCAGTAGGCGTCCTTGGCGTCGCGATAGCAGGCGTCGGCGGAGTGCTGGTCGTGGACTTCGTACATCTGGTCGTAGGCCTTCTCGCCCAGGGCCACCAAGTGGGCCAGGTGCTCGCGCTCGGCGAGTGCGGGTTCACTCATCTTCTTTGTCTTTTCCATACCGGGAGAACGGCCCGGGCGCAGCGGCTTGCACCTGGGTTTCGCGGACCTCCCTGGTCACCCCGCAGCCGCCTGGCGCGCCGGAACTGGGCGGGCGGACTGTGGTAGCATTCTGCAAACCTAGGATAATGAGCGGTTTGTCCCGAGGGTAACCTGCGGTCATGACGGTCGAATGCCCCAAGTGCGGCGCCAAGGCCACCTTCGACGAAAAGCGCTTCGTCGGCAAGAGCAAGGTGCAAGGGCGCTGCCCCAAGTGCAACCAGTCCTTCGTGGTGGCGCTGCCGGCCGCCGCCGCGACGGGGACCCCCGGCCCGCCGCCTCCTCCCGGCGACCTTCCCAAGCCACCCGCCGGCGGCGTGCCCGCGCCGTGGTCGATGAGCGCCGAAGACGGCGGCACCCGCATCAGCGTGGTGCGCAGCGACCTGCACCTGCCCGACGGCAAGGTGGTCTCGCTCTCCGTCATCGACGGCCCCTTCAAAGGCCACCTCTTCCGCCTCTCCGCGCCGCGCGTGGTGGTGGGCCGGCAGAGTTGCGACATCGTGATCGACGACCCCGAGATCTCGCGCCAGCACTGCGTGGTGGAGGTGGCGGGCAACCGCGCCACCCTTACCGACCTTAACACCACCAACGGCACCTTCGTGGAGGGCCAGCGGGTGAAGAGCCACGAGCTGCACCATCTCTCCGAGTTCCGCATCGGCACCTCCACCCTGATGTACACCCTGACCGAGCAGGCCAAGGAATAGGCGCCGGACTTTCGCCGTGGAAATCCAACGCCTGGGCCGCTACGAGATCCTGACCGAGATCGGGCGCGGAGCCATGGGCCGGGTCTACCAGGCGCGAGATCCCCGCATCGACCGCATCGTCGCGCTCAAGACCATCAGTGTGCTGGGCGCCACCCCCGCCGACCAGGAGGAGTACCGCCGGCGCTTCTTCCGCGAGGCCCAGGCCGCGGGCAAGCTCGCTCACCCCGGCATCGTCACCATCTACGACGTGGGCGAGGACGAGACCACCCACACTCCCTTCATCGTCATGGAGTACATCGCCGGGCGCACGCTGGAGAGCGTGGCCGGCGCCGGCGGCCTCACCGTGGACGCGGCTCTCGACTTCGTGCGCCAGGTCGCCGAAGCCCTCGACTACGCCCACTCCCAGGGCATCATCCACCGCGACATCAAGCCCGCGAACATCCTGGTCACCGAGGACGGCCGCGCCAAGATCACCGATTTCGGCATCGCCAAGCTCACCCTCTCCGAGTTCACCCTGCCCGGGCAGGTGCTGGGGACGCCCACGCACATGTCGCCGGAGCAGTTACAAGGACAACCGGTCAGCGGCCGCTCCGACCTCTTCTCCCTGGGTGTGATCCTCTATTCCCTGCTGGCCGGCGAGAAGCCCTTTGCCGGCGACACCGTCACCGCCGTGACCTTCCAGGTGGTGTACAAGGAGCCGCCGCCGGTGACGCAGAGGAACCCGGCGTTGCGCCCGGTGTTCGACCTGGTGCTGGCGCGCGCGCTGGCCAAGGACCCCGGGCAACGCTACCCGCGCGGCCGCGACCTGGCCCAGGACCTCGACGACCTGCGCCAGGGGCGCCCACCCCGCTGGGCCGGCTCCGGCACCCAGCCCGGCGCGACCGAGCGCACCGTGGTCGGCAGCGCCCAGCCGGTCGCGGCGGCGGAACAGACCCTGCGGGCGCCTGCGGCCGAGCAGGCCACGCTGGTCCGCGGCTCCACCGAGATCACGGTCGCAGCCGTGCCTCCGCGCCCTTCCTTGGGAAAGAGGTTGTCGGCGCTCTCCCGGAGACGCCCGGTGCAGGTCGGGGCCGGCGTGCTGGTGCTGGTGCTGATCGTGGCGGGCTGGGCGCTCACCCGCGGCGGTTCGGCGGCGAGCGGCGGCGGCGGCCTGAGCCCGGGCGCGGGCGAGGCCGCACCCTCCAACCTCTCCTTCCACTGCTATCACGAATTCCGCGCCGCCGACTTCTCCGTCTGGGTAGACGACGACCTCACCCTCATCGGCAAGCTCAGCAGCCGCAAGCACGACTTCTCGCAGACCGTGCGCGTGCCCTCCGGCCGCCACACCGTGCGCGTCCAGATCAAGGGTGAGGGCTTCGACCAGACCCGCGAGATCAAGGCCGACTTCCCGCCCGACGGCCGCTTGACCATCCGCGCCACTCCCGACCAGTCCGCCGGCACGCTCACCCTGGAAGTGCAGTAGGTTCTCGAGGATCAGACCATGCCCCTTCCCAAGGGGCGGCGCGCCCGCCGCCCCGGCTGACGTCCTGGCTTCCCCGGGGGCCATTTCCCTTGGGCCAGCCCCTTTGTTTGTGTTACTTTGAGGGCAACTCCCAAGGAAGGCCCTCCTCCCCGGTTCGCGCGTGCGCGCGGCGAAAGGGAAGAGGCCAACCCGCCGCGATTCGCTTTCCGCAGCAGCCTTTGCAGCCGGGCGGGACGAGGTTTGGGGGGTCGGGCCCGGAGTTCTCACTCTATGGCGCTTGGCTTCGGTTTCAACAAGCAGAAGGTGATGGCGGCGGCGGAGAAGTTTGTCCAGCAGGGCAAGCTGCCCAACGCCATCTCCGAGTACGAAAAGGTCGTCAAAGAGGACCCCAAGGACCTCACCGTCCTCAACACCATCGGCGACCTGTACGCGCGCGTGGGCAAGCCCGACCAGGCGGCCACCTACTTCAAGCGCGTGGGCGACGCCTACGCCGGCGAAGGCTTCACCGTCAAGGCCATCGCCATGTACAAGAAGCTGGCCAAGCTCACCCCTTCCGCCCCGGAGATCGTCCTCAAGCTCGCCGAACTCTATACCCAGCAAGGCCTCTACAACGACGCCCGCCAGCAGTACGTGGTGGCGGCCGACTCCTGCATGAAGGCCGGCGACCTGGAAGGCGCCTGCAGGATCTTCCAGAAGATGCTGGAGCTCGATCCCGAGAACACCGCCATGCAGTCCAAGCTGGCGGACCTGTACATCAAGCTGGGGAAGCGCGACAACGCCTGCAACATCTTCCTCACCGCTGCCCAGTCGCTCTACCTGCGCGGCGCCATGGACGCCGCCGACGAGGCCCTGGGACGCGTCCTCGCCCTCGACCCCGGCAACAACGACGCCCTCATGATGCGCGGCCAGATCGCCGTGGATTCCGGCGACGGCGCCGCCGGCATCGGCTACCTGGAGAAGATCCCCGACCTCGACTCCCGCCCCGACGCCCTGCGCGCCCTGCTCAACGCCTACCTGGCCGCGGGCCGCGCCCCCGAAGCCGAGCCCATCGCCCAGAAGCTGGTGTCGGTCCACAACGACCTCTCCGGGGTGCAGCG is part of the Terriglobales bacterium genome and encodes:
- a CDS encoding FHA domain-containing protein; the protein is MTVECPKCGAKATFDEKRFVGKSKVQGRCPKCNQSFVVALPAAAATGTPGPPPPPGDLPKPPAGGVPAPWSMSAEDGGTRISVVRSDLHLPDGKVVSLSVIDGPFKGHLFRLSAPRVVVGRQSCDIVIDDPEISRQHCVVEVAGNRATLTDLNTTNGTFVEGQRVKSHELHHLSEFRIGTSTLMYTLTEQAKE
- a CDS encoding serine/threonine-protein kinase; the encoded protein is MEIQRLGRYEILTEIGRGAMGRVYQARDPRIDRIVALKTISVLGATPADQEEYRRRFFREAQAAGKLAHPGIVTIYDVGEDETTHTPFIVMEYIAGRTLESVAGAGGLTVDAALDFVRQVAEALDYAHSQGIIHRDIKPANILVTEDGRAKITDFGIAKLTLSEFTLPGQVLGTPTHMSPEQLQGQPVSGRSDLFSLGVILYSLLAGEKPFAGDTVTAVTFQVVYKEPPPVTQRNPALRPVFDLVLARALAKDPGQRYPRGRDLAQDLDDLRQGRPPRWAGSGTQPGATERTVVGSAQPVAAAEQTLRAPAAEQATLVRGSTEITVAAVPPRPSLGKRLSALSRRRPVQVGAGVLVLVLIVAGWALTRGGSAASGGGGLSPGAGEAAPSNLSFHCYHEFRAADFSVWVDDDLTLIGKLSSRKHDFSQTVRVPSGRHTVRVQIKGEGFDQTREIKADFPPDGRLTIRATPDQSAGTLTLEVQ